One Pongo pygmaeus isolate AG05252 chromosome 10, NHGRI_mPonPyg2-v2.0_pri, whole genome shotgun sequence genomic window carries:
- the LOC129009515 gene encoding uncharacterized protein LOC129009515 isoform X2, which produces MRNTHRCGGATHPLHLAPNVGLFSRVKVRSSVVIEDKSTRDPEYVCSQPYVCRCTQQLRRDDHREWAMMTMAVLSKRKGGNVGKSKRDQIVNMSV; this is translated from the exons atgagaaacacccacaggtgtggaggggcgacCCACCCCCTTCATCTGGCGCCCAACGTGGGGCTTTTCTCTAGGGTGAAGGTACGCTCGAGCGTGGTCATTGAGGACAAGTCAACGAGAGATCCCGAGTACGTCTGCAGTCAGCCTTATG TCTGCAGGTgcacccaacagctccgaagagatgACCATCGAGAAtgggccatgatgacgatggcggttttgtcaaaaagaaaagggggaaatgtggggaaaagcaagagagatcagattgttaatatgtctgtgtag
- the LOC129009515 gene encoding endogenous retrovirus group K member 19 Rec protein-like isoform X1: MNPSEMQRKAPPRRRRHRNRAPSTHKMNKIVMSEKQMKLPSTKKAELPTWAQLKKLMQLATKCLENTKVTQTPERMLLAALMIVSMVSAGAPNSSEEMTIENGP; the protein is encoded by the exons ATGAACCCATCGGAGATGCAAAGAAAAGCACCTCCGCGGAGACGGAGACACCGCAATCGAGCACCATCGACTCACAAGATGAACAAAATAGTGATGTCAGAAAAACAGATGAAATTGCCATCCACCAAGAAGGCAGAGCTGCCGACTTGGGCACAACTAAAGAAGCTGATGCAGTTAGCTACAAAATGTCTAGAGAACACAAAGGTGACACAAACTCCAGAGCGTATGCTGCTTGCAGCCTTGATGATTGTATCAATGGTG TCTGCAGGTgcacccaacagctccgaagagatgACCATCGAGAAtgggccatga